Part of the Equus asinus isolate D_3611 breed Donkey chromosome 11, EquAss-T2T_v2, whole genome shotgun sequence genome is shown below.
ACAAACGCACACACTGTCACAcgcacaaacgcacacacactgtcacacacacaaacgcacacactgTCACACGCACAAACGCACGCACACTGTCACACGCACAAACGCatgctcacatgcacacacatgtgcacacacggcTCGTGGGGCGCCCTCGCACATGCTGCCGTCTGGCAGCCTTTCTTTGGAGGGCGCCATGTCATCCTTTCTGGGGCCTCTTTTTCCTAATCGGTTTCCACCTCTCCCCAGAGGTTAAGGATATTCATAAGTAAAAGGCCTGGAAGGCAAGATCTGGTGGTTTTCTGGTTTGTGCACTGGAATAAACAGGGTGCAGGGGGAGACTAAATACTGTGGCCTGCTGTACCCCCTCGTTTCATCTGTGGGGTATTCAAGAGGGAGGACGGGAAGAGGGTCTGAGAGCTGGAATGCAGCAGAGTGCGGGGATTCTGTACCGCAGATGcgtgaaattttccatttctgtttctttttttctttcttttttttgaggaagattagccctgagctaacatctgctgccaatcctcctcttttttgctgaggaagactggccctgagctcacattcatgcccatcttcctctactttatatgtgggatgcctgccacagcatggcctgccaagtggtgccatgtccacactcgggatctgaactggcagaccctgggccgccaaagcagaacgtgtgcacttaactgctgcgccaccgggccagcccctccatttctgtttctataaTTGAAATGCCCCAAACCTCCCTGAAATGCGGACCTGTCTGTGGCATGAGCCATGGACGTGCATCACTGACTGCCTCGTCTGCCTCCTGTCCTTGCAGTGACTTGACCAATGGTGCGGACGGCATGCTGGCCACGAGCTCCAGCGGGTCTCAGTACAGCGGGTCCAGGGTGGAGACCCCCGTTTCCTACGTCGGGGAGGACGATGAGGATGAGGACGACTTCAATGAAAACGATGAGGAGGACTGATGCTGCCTGCCGGCCCCGCCCTCACATCCAGCTTCAGGAACACGTGCAGGAGAAACACTTTTTAGCGtgggtttttctgtttccttttggcCTCCTCCCAAGAAGACGCTGTAAGCTGTTGAGTTGGACGTGCGTCTCCGACAAGCAGGCGAGGGTGTCTCCGTAGGATCGCAGGTGGCCCGTGGTGTGTTTGGGTGCCGTGTGCTGATGCAGGGCCTGTTCACTGTGTaggattttgtgttttcattttctatttttttaaatttggagtttgtttttttccctttaacgATTCTTGCTGAGTTTACTGAAGAAGTGCTGTACGCTCATCAACGAAGTCAGACGCCGTCCTGTCGCTTGTGCCCGTGCAGCCGGAAGCCGCTTGGTTGCAGCCGTTGTGAGTGGCGCCCCTGCTGGCGGAGTGAGGTTCCACAGCGCCGCGTCCCGGAGCTGAGCGAAGGGCAGGGCTCTGCTCGTCTGCATCCGCGTGAGGCGCCACAACTTGCGTTATAACTGTTTCCCTTAAGTTATATCAACTGTGCGATTCCATCGAGGTGATGCGTGTTTGCTGTGTCACAGCAGAGAAATCGCGAAGCTGTCTCATTTCTGTTTGTTGTCGTTTTGTTTGGGAAATGTCCTGCCGCGCTGGTGCAGCCAGGAGGACTGTCTGGAGGTTTGGAATGGGGTGTTTGTTGCTTATGGTAAAATTTGCCTGATTTCTTACAGGCAGCGTTTGGAGACTTTTTATTATATAGTTGTTTACATACTTATAAGTCTATGGTTTAAAGACACGTACGGAAACAAATGTTGTATTTGTTTCGTCAGCATCTTCCTGTAATCTATTATAAAGTTGAAATTAAATATAGAGaatgttttaacagttttttaactcaaaatttgtcaatcatttttaatagttctttttttataaaaggaaaaaggaatttcGGGACAGGCAGTagtctcttttaaaatttattcaccAAGAACCATTAACTGCACAGTTGCTGTTAGCTGCCTGTTCTAAAACAATAGTCTTTTTATTGAAACACAAATAaacttttctgtaatattttatgGAATATAAAGAGACTTTAATTGTTCGACTTGTTTAACTTGGCACTGttagtttttattaataaaactCGCATGGGCATTTTAAACAAGCTCTGTGTTTCTCTAATTCAGGATGACCGTCTAGAAGTTACTTTACACTGTTGGTCTGGCTTTTTGCTGGAGCAAGGAGAGGTTGCCAGGCCCAGGAGCGGTGGCCAGACCTGCCTTGGCCCTCAGCATGTCCAGCAGCTGCCCAGGGATGAGGCCAAGGAAGGGGTCACAGTGGACGCTGACCAGAGTGAGGCCGCTTCCCCagtggctggaggtggggagagcttGCTCCTTGCCTTTCTTCTGAACCTGGGAGTCGAGGCATATTTGATGGGTTTGACTTTCAGAAAAAGACTAAGTTTGCAAGTGGGGAAGGAGAGTTAGGGCTGTTGGAGTTGGCTGAGTGAATCAGTGGATGTCTCAGTGAAAGGCTGTGGATTCCATACAGGGGCCAGATGTCCCACAGGAGGAAGTGGCAGCACATGCTCCTTCCTGGGGGACTTCCTGTAACGTCCTGAGGGCTGTGGCACGGCGCCGTGCGGCACAGTCTCAGAGTGCCCTGTGGGTGAACGCGCAGCCAGCCCCGCGTCTTCAGCCTCGGCCCCTGGTCACTAAGTCCCTGCTGCCTCTTTCACTCCACTGTGCCTGGGTAGGGCTGGGTGTGTCTCCCAGCTGAGTCCCACCAAGGTGACACGTGCAAGGCGGTGACGCGTGCAAGGGCAGCCAGTTCTGAAGGGCCGGGGAGGAAGTAGCACCAACTTTCCACCAGCGAAGGGCTCTAGTGACCGCAGAGAGGCTGGGGGTGTGTCGGCTGGAGGTGGGCGAGCAGGGCTGTGGTCCACCCTGTGGCTGGTTTGGTTGCTCAGAGATGCCTGGGCAGGCGATTCCTCTCACCTGCTCTTCCTTGTCAGTGGCTGGCCATGGCCCAGTTATCTTATCCTGTGTCTTGAGAGCGTCCCCCATGAGGGCATCCATGCCTGTGCCCTTTGGTCCTTGACTTCCCCATGGTGTTGTGTGACCTTTAGGGGATGTGTGTGTTTGCTAAGGTCACATTTTACAAGGATTAAAACACTGAGTGCTGGGTTTCTAAAAACAAGAAGACTGGTGACTCTTTGTGCCAAGAATTGACTCTGCAAATGTTGGCACCACAGTGATCCTGGGTGTCTGAGCACCTGCGTGTACCCACCTGTGCCCGCCTGTGCTGGTGTGTGCCAGTGTGTGCTGATGTGTGCCCACCTGTGCCTGCGTGTGCCCTACCTGTCCCagcgtgtgcctgtgtgtgctggCCTGTGCCAGTGTGTGCCATCCTGTGCTAGCCTGTGCTGGTGTGTGCCCGCCTGTGCCAGCATGTGCCTCTGTGTGCCGGCCTGTGCTGGCGTGTGCCCCACCTGTGCCAGCATGTGTCCAGTGCCCTGGTGATGCTGGCACGAGGCAGAATGGCTCAGGTCAGCTGGGGAGGAGAAGCAACCTGGgcctctgacctctgaccctaGAGCCTGTGCCATGCCTCCCCTAGGCTTTGGGTCATTCTGTGTTTTCAACATTGACTTGAGGGAAACTCCCTGAAGTCCTTTCCTAGGGGAGTCTGTGGTCTGGATGCAGCGGGTTTGAAATTTCACGTGCCCTTCCCTTCCTAGGCCGGTtggcccctccctgccaggctcAGGCCTGCTGGCCTGTTTCCTTCTCGGTGAAATGGGAAGCAGTACTGGCCACATGGACCATCAGTAGGAGCAGCCTGGCACCAGGTCAGCCAGTACAGCCTGATGTGTGTGGACTAGTCATCCCATCTGGAGTGACCAGACCCCGGACATCTGACCTCTGGGGTGTTAAGACATTTCTGAGGTGGCCTGACCTCTGACATAACATGACATTTCTGAGGTGGCCTGACCTCTCATCTCCAGTGTGTCATGGCATATCTGAGCTGACCTGATCTCTGACATGACATTTCTAAAGTAGCTTGACCTCTGGTGGGTCATGACATTTCTGAGGTGGCCTGACTTCTGACCTCTGACATAACATGACATTTCTGAGGTGCCTCAAGCAGTTTTTACTGAGGGTCAGCAATGGAGCCGTTTTCCCCAGTGTCTTTCGTGGTGGAGACGCCCAGTGGATGCGGGATTCAGCGTTCCTGCAGAAAGTAGCGGGGTTGCTGTTCTGAGTCTGTGCTGGGGCTGCTGGTGTTTAGGGTAGATGGGTTTTCTTGTCCAGTGGCTGCACGGagccatctctgtctctgtggcaGTGACGTGGCGCTGGTGCTAGCGGGGTCAGGACACCAGGCCTCACGCTCTGGTTTGGGTGAGAAACCGCTGTGCACGCTGAGGCCATTTGTGTGTTTGGACAGAATGTTCTCCTTCCGGGTTTTCCGGAGGGGCAAGCGTTGCAGACCGCATGTCTGGGTTGGGGGACCTGCTGTGAGCAGGACACTGGCCACCCTTTGTGAGTCCCTTGTTCTTGGCTCTATCATGGGGCGACACCCTCACGCCTCACCAGCCCACATACTCGGGACGCCCTCCAGTATTGTCCTGTGATTTCCCCGACTGGCAATTGAATCTTTAAATGGGAGATTTTTAAGGAAAGAGGTGTTTggttttttagttaattttttccccttatcaGGAAAGACAGAACTGTTCCACGCAGAGAGAGAGTGACTTTAATATGTGTCATTTTTACAGTTTAGGAGTCGTGTTCTCTAAAGCAAGCATTCAGAGTGTACTTGTAAGTCGCATTTCATGGTAACACGTTAATGGTCTTTATATTAACGTGGGTGGTAGCTTATCGacatgggaaaaataaatgacagtGAGGACAGCGGTGACTGGATAGGGGAGACAGGCGTTGTAAGGTCTTGTCAGTGGGACAGCTGCTGCCTTAGGGTGGCCACGTTAGCCAACATTCTTATCAAAGCTACAAATTCCATCTGAAAAATAGCAAAGATCTAATGAGAAACAGTTGGTTCTGATGTCAAGTGCTTGACGTGCTTGTGCCCGTGGGTTAGCAGCGCACTGCACTGTGGTGGTCAGCGTTGGAGAGCTGGCCTGGGGGCCCATGGGTGGTCTGTGAGGCACCTCCTTGctcctttatttctgaattttaagcTTGAACTCCACTTTCCCTTCATAGGGGTCGTGGGGGTTGTCGAAGGTCACGTGATCCGCCAGGATCTTGCACACAATGACGACTTGCATGTTCCTGGGGACGTTGAGAAACTTGGCGGCCACCAGAGGGTTGCTGTAGTGGGGCTGAGAAGGGCGTGTGGAGAGAGCACACATGTTAGGGCCTCGTGGCGACTGTTGACGCACAGGTGGCCCGGGGGCAACCCTGTTGTAGCTCCGTCCCTGTAAGACCTGAGTGACGTGTCGCCAGCACGTGGCCTGCCACATGCCCGCCCCCACTGGGATAAATGTCTCCCCACCTCACCACAAGGAGGGCTGGTCTGGAGGGGACAGACAATACCAGCAACAGCTCCAAATTGTATTtgatgacaataaaaataaaaataaaacagaaaagcaagagcTTTGGAGGAAATGCTTTGAAATGTATATACGGTCCTAAAAGGATTGGGAGGCCCTCAGAACCTAAAAGAATTAGACTCAGCATTTTCTGTGAGAGTGGTGTGTTTTCAGGTCGTCATGGGGACGCGGGTTTGGGAAGACCAGAGCACTGGAGGTCAAGGTGCGCTCAGCGATTCCTTGCATTCACGTTTGTGGGGCGAGTGTTTCCTTGTGCTAATTGTTGCTGAGTTTGAGACGGTTCAGCAGCAGCTGTCAGGGAAAAGGGGAGACGCACCTACCTGGGCCTTCTTCCCGTAGTAGGGGAAGTAGTGCAGGCTGAAGGTACCGTTGGGCGGGTAGTACTCCACCTGCAGGGGCCGGCCGTCCCCGTGGGGCTGgtcctgggggcagagaccacCGCCTGAGGAAGGCAGcatctgggtgtgtgtgtgtctgcacgtgTCTGATGTGCCTGCTTGTGTGTAACGTGCATGCGTGTgccttgtgtgtgtgcatgtgtgtgcactgTGTAGGTGACCACGTAAACGCTTTATTGCACAGTTACCGTAAACCAGATCTCATCTTTACAGTCAGCACCAAGATCCCATTAGGGGTGCAGTTTGTCAGTTTGCAGCACCCCTGGTGACTTCTCAAGCTTGCATTTTTACCTTCTCGAGTCCTTGTGGGATAATAAAGGCGGACAGAGCCAAGAACGTGCCTGTTGGTTCGCACGGTGGGGAAGAGCTGTGTGGGCTACCCTCTGGGGTGAGGTCGACATGCTCTCGGGgggtttgtttcattttattgtcaGAGTCAGTGAGTTGCCTGATGGAGAGCTGGAGCTTGTCGAGAACAGATGAAGGAACCCTGGTGTCTGCTAAAATCTCAAGTCAGCCCACGCGTGTGCCAGGCGGACCCTGCGCCCCGGGGAGCTCCCCGCTTTGAGGGCTCTGGTGTGTGGAATCCCTGAGTGGGGCGCCCACTGCCAGAGGCAACAGTTGAGGGTGTAACAGTGAaaataaagtttagaaaatattcaGTGAAGACATTTAGTTTTTTTGTCTTGTACTTAAAAACGACTTGAGGAGAACTGTGATAAATTAATGCCAACTCTTAGTGGCCTGTGTACACACACTGTAAACAACTGTAGCTGCTGTGGTCCGGCACGTTTCTgtaaatgagcaaataaaaggTCAAAACCAGGAGGTACCTTGGCTTTTCCACACTGCCCCAAACATTTTGAAGTTAGTGGTGTCCTGTCCCAGATGCTTTTTGAAGCAAAACAATAACTAAGGAGCATTGTTCTCTTCCTAGGTGCTGAGCCTGTGTAATAAAACTGTTGAAGTGATGGTTCGTGCAATCGTGTGTCTGGTTATGAGGCTGCAGTTGAGACGTTCTAGGGAAACCAGGGAAGTTACCCCCGCAGGTTGCTCACATAAAGGAGACGGCCCGGGCGGCCGCACTCACCAGGAAGGCGCAGTCCACCCTGGGGGCTGTGCTGTTGCTGGGCAGGAACCTGACGATCTGGAAGGAAAGGCATTGGCAGCTCTCATGTCGGCCGAGCATAGAGGGACCTGTGGCGCCGGGCCCTGGGAGGGGTCCAGGGGGTTCCTGTCCCCGTCACCCTGGCGGCTGTCGCCAGCTCCTGCTTCAAACCAGAAGCCCCGCCCCAGGGCTGAGGTCTGGGCGCTGGGGGTTGGCGAGCTGGGCAGGAGTGTCAGAGCTGAGGCTGCCGCTCCCAGGCGCTCTGCGGGCACTGACACGGCACCCGGGCAGACTTCTCCAGCCCACCGTCTCCCCGTTCATGCCTATCTCGCCTCCTGACGTCCCAGCCCTCGGTTGTGCCTCCTTGTTCCCAGGGCCAGCAGAGTGCCTGCCTCCCCCGCACACCTTCCCGGTGTGCACAGCCCTCCTGTTCTGGGCAGGTGAGCTGCCCTCACACCTGCTGGGCAGCCCTAATGAGCCCCCAGCTGGGCCTGGGACGCGTGTGCAGTGCACGACTGCATGGCTTCCTCTAGGCCTCAGGAAGGAGTATCAGTGGTGCCCCACGCAGGCGCTCAGAGGTCTTGGCCTCCAGGCTGCACTTGCTGGTCAGTGTGGAGCgggtcccctcccccagccagatCCCGCCCCTCCTCGGGTCTGGGCCAAGATGCCGCTGCTCCCCTGCACCCGGGTGGCTAAAGGACCGTGCCCTCCTGTGGTTTGCTTGAGTTGGCTCTATTCTCACGGTCGGCCTCCCTGCGTGTCCAGCCCTGGTGGGCCCCTGGCCCAGGTTGGAAACCTCTGCTCTGGGCAGTTCCCAGGTGTCCTTCCAGCACCCACACACAGCCTGGCTTCTGTCTCACTGTTGTGCACACGTGGCATCTGGCCACCCTGAGCAGCCCTGTGCTCTGCTGCTAGGCATCCAGATGCCACGGCCCCCTGAGTGCCGTGTCTGAACGGGCGGTTCTCAGTTTGTGTGTGAGAGACGCAGCCTCAGTGGCCAAGGCCACAGGTGTGTGCTGTGGGAGGTGCAGAGCGGGGAGGGGCTGGCAAGTCCAGCCCCGCCACCCCTGGAGCCCTGGACAGGAGGGTGCACGGTCACGAGAAGGCTGACCCCCACACCACAGCCATCTCCCAAGGACCCCTCGCTGCTCACCCtgttcattttaataataaaacacgGCTTTCCTTCTGCAAAGCCGAAACTGGGGTCCACCAGCCCCGAGCAGTTCTGCAGCATGTCGGCCGTGAACTTGCAGGAGAACTTGGTGTGGTTGGGGGCCCTGAAGCTTTCCTGGAAGAAGTACTTGTGGGAGGTGCAGTTGATGTTGTCCTCTTGGGATGCTGGCGAGTAGCCTGTGGGGACAGACACACGAGGGCACTGCCTCCAGCCGCAGCCGCCACCGTGGTCTAGAGGGCGGCGACACCCACGTCCTGCAGTGACGTtctctcagaaaaagaaagaataggacTGTGGAAGCATTTTAAACTTTACCTGCCAGGAAGTTGTGGAGGGTGAGCGTCAGGTCTGTCCAGGTCCTGTTATTGGAGACGTTGTAGGAAATGTCCAGGCCTTTGTCCCCGTAGACGTCCGGCCTCAAAGTCACCCCTGGGAAGAGAGCGTGACACTCCTCCTTAGCTTCCCCAAATGTTTACCACATCCACGCTGTTCACCATGGCATCGGCAGGTGGCCCAAGAGCCGTGCCAGCCTGGAGGCGAGCGTGGGATGTAGATGTAGGATGCTGTGGTCCAGGCTGCGCCTGGTTCTCAGAGGTCCCAGGTGAGGAGGCTGTGGCCAGGCGTCCCTCTGCACCGCAAGGAGGCCCCGGGGCCCTGCCCACCCACCTGGGAACCATGCAGTCGGAGCACCGAGGCCTGTCCGATGCCTGAGGTGGGCGGGCTCCCTGTGCACATGAGGCCTGTGCCAGCGCCACCCGGTGGCCACGCTCGCTCTGCAGGTGCCAACTCAACACAGGGTCTAACCCGGGTCTCCCAGTGAAGTTGTATTTGAAGGCACATCGGAAAACTCGTGACTGGTGTTGGTtgagtgaaaaagcaacctaaCAACCTATTAATTGTAAAACAGGAAGAGTCGACGTGTACAAGTATTGACGCGGCAGCCCTCGGATTCCCCAACCTCACGTCTAGGGTGCATCCTTCAGCTTCCTGTTTCTGTGACTCCGGATGCAGAGACGTGTGTCCTGTCTCCTTCACGTGATTGGGTTGCACTGTGCCTGGTCCGCCTTCCTCACTTCCCGACGTGGGTCCTCATCCTCCCTGGCGGCTCCCCCGACTCTCCTCCTTCCCACGACTGCTCTGTCGTGTGTTGTTCTAGAAGGCTGCGCGGTTTATTTGGCCAGCGCGCAGTTGTTGCGGGTGACTTCCTAAGTGAGTGAGGGATCTGTTGTTTAGACGGATGCTGTGACGGTGACAGCTGTGCGTGGTTTAAAGTAAAAGCCATCAGAAAGGTCTAAATTTAGGAAAGGGCCAGCTCTCCACTGCCGTCTGGGCACACCCCACGGCCTCTTCGTGTTGTAGTAGCGCGTTCACCAGCTGGCAACTGGCGCCTGTCCCGCCTCCCGTGACTGCCTGGCCTGCCCTCCATCCTCTGGGTTTTGAAAGGCATATCACATCATGGTCACGTTCTCAAGTTTGTGATACGTCACGTTCTGCTCTGGAATTACAGTGAAATCCTGTGCTTTGTCTGTTGGTTGATTCTGAAAACTGTGACCCGGCACAGCCGTCTGGGGTCAGGATTGTTAGAGGACGACCCGCGGGCACCCGCCTGAGGGAAGTGTGGGCGCGCCCCTCGTCTGAGCTGCCTTCTCTTAGCttgtggattgtcttttcctCCCTAGGTCACAGCGACCCCACTGCGGGTGTTCTGGGTTGTTACCGAGATGATAAACGCTGAGCTGCTGGGTGCCGGGAGGGGCGGCACCCCCCTCGGGCTGTGTTCTGGTCTCTGGGCAGACGGGCCACA
Proteins encoded:
- the ATP4B gene encoding potassium-transporting ATPase subunit beta, with amino-acid sequence MAALQEKKSCSQRMEEFRHYCWNPDTGQMLGRTLSRWAWISLYYVAFYAVMTGLFALCIYVLMRTVDPYTPDYQDQLKSPGVTLRPDVYGDKGLDISYNVSNNRTWTDLTLTLHNFLAGYSPASQEDNINCTSHKYFFQESFRAPNHTKFSCKFTADMLQNCSGLVDPSFGFAEGKPCFIIKMNRIVRFLPSNSTAPRVDCAFLDQPHGDGRPLQVEYYPPNGTFSLHYFPYYGKKAQPHYSNPLVAAKFLNVPRNMQVVIVCKILADHVTFDNPHDPYEGKVEFKLKIQK